The following proteins come from a genomic window of Crassostrea angulata isolate pt1a10 chromosome 1, ASM2561291v2, whole genome shotgun sequence:
- the LOC128166591 gene encoding perlucin-like protein isoform X2 — MASCILIVMAVIVFDGSFAQSEEKTLKKELSDLHYKLFKTVQNQTNMIKMAVFETQCNVNGCTFNGCGGRENNTCENEVIKKLNQIQSSVDSLKNSGTSIKGCKQGWKSYKGHCYLLIKIAVNWFEGQMKCREYGATLVQIDTAQENNWILKNFPKVRFWLDHTDVGKEGRWKMFSTGKSPTFSFWSPGQPDNHRGSQNCGYSYFNKNTGAWDDGGCSARFWIICETSG; from the exons ATGGCATCCTGTATCCTCATTGTCATGGCTGTAATAGTCTTTGATGGTAGCTTTGCTCAAAGCGAAGAAAAGACTTTGAAGAAAGAGTTGTCTGATCTCCATTACAAGCTCTTTAAGACAGTTCAGAACCAGACCAATATGATTAAG ATGGCAGTTTTTGAAACCCAGTGCAACGTAAATGGTTGTACCTTCAACGGATGTGGCGGCCGAGAAAACAACACATGTGAAAATGAAGTAATCAAGAAACTAAACCAGATTCAAAGTAGTGTTGATTCGTTGAAAAACAGCGGAACATCAATTAAAG GTTGCAAACAAGGCTGGAAATCGTACAAAGGTCACTGCTACTTGCTAATAAAAATAGCAGTGAATTGGTTCGAGGGACAG ATGAAGTGTAGAGAATACGGAGCAACATTAGTTCAAATTGACACTGCACAGGAAAATAACTGGATCTTGAAAAACTTTCCTAAAG TCCGTTTCTGGCTCGATCATACTGATGTGGGCAAAGAGGGTAGATGGAAAATGTTCTCGACTGGAAAGTCCCCAACCTTTTCCTTCTGGTCTCCAGGACAACCTGATAACCACAGAGGTTCACAAAACTGTGGTTATTCTTACTTCAACAAGAACACGGGAGCGTGGGATGACGGTGGTTGCTCCGCGAGGTTTTGGATAATTTGTGAAACTTCAG gcTGA
- the LOC128166591 gene encoding perlucin-like protein isoform X1 has protein sequence MASCILIVMAVIVFDGSFAQSEEKTLKKELSDLHYKLFKTVQNQTNMIKMAVFETQCNVNGCTFNGCGGRENNTCENEVIKKLNQIQSSVDSLKNSGTSIKGCKQGWKSYKGHCYLLIKIAVNWFEGQMKCREYGATLVQIDTAQENNWILKNFPKVRFWLDHTDVGKEGRWKMFSTGKSPTFSFWSPGQPDNHRGSQNCGYSYFNKNTGAWDDGGCSARFWIICETSGK, from the exons ATGGCATCCTGTATCCTCATTGTCATGGCTGTAATAGTCTTTGATGGTAGCTTTGCTCAAAGCGAAGAAAAGACTTTGAAGAAAGAGTTGTCTGATCTCCATTACAAGCTCTTTAAGACAGTTCAGAACCAGACCAATATGATTAAG ATGGCAGTTTTTGAAACCCAGTGCAACGTAAATGGTTGTACCTTCAACGGATGTGGCGGCCGAGAAAACAACACATGTGAAAATGAAGTAATCAAGAAACTAAACCAGATTCAAAGTAGTGTTGATTCGTTGAAAAACAGCGGAACATCAATTAAAG GTTGCAAACAAGGCTGGAAATCGTACAAAGGTCACTGCTACTTGCTAATAAAAATAGCAGTGAATTGGTTCGAGGGACAG ATGAAGTGTAGAGAATACGGAGCAACATTAGTTCAAATTGACACTGCACAGGAAAATAACTGGATCTTGAAAAACTTTCCTAAAG TCCGTTTCTGGCTCGATCATACTGATGTGGGCAAAGAGGGTAGATGGAAAATGTTCTCGACTGGAAAGTCCCCAACCTTTTCCTTCTGGTCTCCAGGACAACCTGATAACCACAGAGGTTCACAAAACTGTGGTTATTCTTACTTCAACAAGAACACGGGAGCGTGGGATGACGGTGGTTGCTCCGCGAGGTTTTGGATAATTTGTGAAACTTCAGGTAAATGA